A part of Melittangium boletus DSM 14713 genomic DNA contains:
- a CDS encoding tetratricopeptide repeat protein, whose protein sequence is MSEHNDLPRTPSSSSTGVMSAPATTNAPLPAATEAMASTLGTIPPAASPEQDARERITSLEREARALGTEPQAALLFHEMGRLWEDPLKNPRNAAMAYNQAYRLAPKFLSNIRAARRLFADVGNWQMAVQLLEAELSAIESPTERAALLFEKGSLLEERLGRTEDATAAFGQCLELKPQDVGLLTQLEALYSARNDFNSLIEVYRLLANALETPALRAHYLTTAGMVLDERLKRTSDAAACFREAFRHDREDPLLLNALKRVAVREGRAEELLEVLTAEATALGPQGAPAWLQLCKMYERLGRKEEALAALLDARRVSPHESLILSALANVFETRHRFEELADVLLAWVGCINDEGEFVAISLRLAALYEEDLKRDADAIARYQAILARIPGHAASLAGLGKLYHRTRNWEGLVSVFDAEAAATQDPKEKAARMFKAAEVLEERLSRQEEAIPRYHACTQVQPGYLPAQKALIRLYERQGRFAELVAMYEQDLLQTQDKDLIIATLNKVALLHEERLNDLDHAIECMRRILDLAPEHLPTIHNLSRLLERAGRFQELLRHQELEASLVGDTKQVLSLYHRNAEILDEHLKDRAGAIAAYERVLTLMPSYLPALKSLGRLYAQEGKWEPLIRMYRAEAEISPNPEAAAALIHKIGELYEHRVKDEHQAIASYQEVLTLAPSHFPALRALARLYKAKGAWESLIEVLRAEAANRTDAMERANALYHAATIWEDQLKRPDMAIGVFQEVLSLAPGHTATLRALERLFLAEEDVKELVALLDRETQMGQTTGAKVAAYMKLARLYLDHFQEPARASQCCEAVLALESGHLSALKTLERIRAGDRARRGELRLRLSEQVKDGRLGLALRVNAATDLDKGMDVEALRLAVAENPRDVRLAFNLERTLRQQGDAAGLSELYLRRLQVVTDEMERVQLMLRCAELDEGKLNNSTRAEQAYRAVLQLQPQCLPALQGLRRVLSRRGDAASIRVLLESEAHASRDARGAIESFISAARIAAGALQDEEGAIALYRKALERDPLDTAATAGLEELLAARGGAADLALLQERRGEARRAQGDAASAATAFLNAARTYLTGVGDRLRAMELLDRTLELQPSMPEALELRAHMLLEENRHAEAATTLTQRVELGGEPTLLARMHLTLGSLYQDHLNEPTRAAVHLHAAREGLPRSTEVLERLSTLFLQVRNGQGALECLRRLLELELPVADRARHTVTLAQVYEQGLGDIATASTLYRQALELSPGDMALVDRLAGLYERAGKLPELSQMLEAQSTQAQTTGDTRRATTLRLKVADLSAGALGEPNRAVTLYRQIVDTEPANVQARASLATLYMRDAASAQLAIEEHRQILRLEPTRVDSLHALFRLWEGLKQNDKAFCAAAVLHFLRSANEVEVSFYTEMRTRLPVETQERLSLADVDAGLTHPTSRGPLLEVMRAVGDQLGKMHPPQFELLGVNRKEDKLKPDHAVFKAVRTVAQVFGVEEFEVYQARRGLIALETSEPLAVCVGQDVVRRFNAREQKFLIGRAVMGLLNKTAVLSKLSRGETTDLFGHSVRVFAPQFSALGRNNEEMVRQYRRAYSRKALKALEPAALELGPQPKVDLAPVLEGFALSADRAGALMCGDVSVGLTLVLKEDPNFATLRVDNAEPLIQALRERSDMQQLLSYVISDDFLRLRQRLGLALP, encoded by the coding sequence ATGAGCGAGCACAACGACCTGCCGAGGACGCCTTCCTCGAGTTCCACCGGTGTCATGTCCGCCCCGGCGACGACGAACGCTCCCCTTCCTGCGGCCACCGAGGCCATGGCGTCCACGCTGGGCACGATTCCGCCCGCCGCCAGCCCCGAGCAGGACGCCCGTGAGCGCATCACCAGCCTGGAGCGAGAGGCGCGCGCCCTCGGCACCGAGCCCCAGGCCGCCCTGCTCTTCCATGAGATGGGCCGCCTCTGGGAGGACCCGCTCAAGAATCCGCGCAACGCCGCCATGGCCTACAACCAGGCCTACCGGTTGGCCCCGAAGTTCCTCTCCAACATCCGCGCCGCGCGCCGCCTCTTCGCCGATGTGGGCAACTGGCAGATGGCCGTGCAGCTGCTCGAGGCGGAGCTGAGCGCCATCGAGTCTCCCACCGAGCGCGCCGCCCTGCTCTTCGAGAAGGGCAGCCTGCTCGAGGAGCGCCTGGGGCGCACCGAGGACGCCACGGCCGCCTTCGGCCAGTGTCTGGAGCTCAAGCCCCAGGACGTGGGACTGCTCACCCAGCTGGAAGCGCTCTACTCCGCGCGCAACGACTTCAACTCGCTCATCGAGGTGTACCGGCTGCTGGCCAACGCGCTGGAGACCCCCGCGCTGCGCGCCCACTACCTCACCACCGCGGGCATGGTGCTCGACGAGCGCCTCAAGCGCACCAGCGACGCCGCCGCGTGCTTCCGCGAGGCCTTCCGGCACGACCGCGAGGATCCGCTCCTGCTCAACGCCCTCAAGCGAGTGGCCGTGCGCGAGGGCCGCGCCGAGGAGCTGCTCGAGGTGCTCACCGCCGAGGCCACCGCGCTCGGGCCCCAGGGCGCGCCCGCGTGGTTGCAGCTGTGCAAGATGTATGAGCGGCTCGGGCGCAAGGAAGAGGCGCTCGCGGCCCTGCTCGACGCGCGCCGCGTGAGCCCCCACGAATCGCTCATCCTCTCCGCGCTCGCCAACGTCTTCGAGACGCGCCACCGCTTCGAGGAGCTGGCGGACGTGCTGCTCGCGTGGGTGGGCTGCATCAACGACGAGGGCGAGTTCGTCGCCATCAGCCTGCGCCTGGCCGCGCTCTACGAGGAAGACCTCAAGCGCGACGCGGACGCCATCGCCCGCTACCAGGCCATCCTCGCGCGCATCCCCGGCCATGCCGCCTCGCTCGCGGGCCTGGGCAAGCTCTACCACCGCACCCGCAACTGGGAAGGGCTCGTCTCCGTCTTCGACGCCGAGGCCGCCGCCACGCAGGATCCCAAGGAGAAGGCCGCGCGCATGTTCAAGGCGGCCGAGGTGCTCGAGGAGCGTCTGAGCCGCCAGGAAGAGGCCATCCCGCGCTACCACGCCTGCACCCAGGTCCAGCCGGGCTATCTCCCCGCCCAGAAGGCCCTCATCCGGTTGTACGAGCGCCAGGGCCGCTTCGCCGAGCTCGTGGCCATGTACGAGCAGGATCTCCTGCAAACGCAGGACAAGGATCTGATCATCGCCACGCTCAACAAGGTGGCGCTGCTGCACGAGGAGCGGCTCAACGATCTGGACCACGCCATCGAGTGCATGCGGCGCATCCTCGACCTGGCGCCCGAGCACCTGCCCACCATCCACAACCTGTCCCGGCTGCTCGAGCGCGCCGGGCGCTTCCAGGAGCTCTTGCGCCACCAGGAGCTGGAGGCGTCGCTCGTGGGCGACACCAAGCAGGTGCTCTCGCTCTACCACCGCAACGCGGAAATCCTCGACGAGCACCTCAAGGATCGCGCGGGCGCCATCGCCGCGTACGAGCGCGTGCTCACGCTCATGCCGTCCTACCTGCCCGCGCTCAAGTCCCTGGGCCGGCTGTACGCGCAGGAGGGCAAGTGGGAGCCCCTCATCCGCATGTACCGCGCCGAGGCGGAGATCTCCCCCAACCCCGAGGCCGCCGCGGCGCTCATCCACAAAATCGGAGAGCTGTACGAGCACCGGGTGAAGGACGAGCACCAGGCCATCGCCTCGTACCAGGAAGTGCTCACGCTGGCGCCCAGCCACTTCCCGGCGCTGCGCGCGCTCGCGCGGCTCTACAAGGCCAAGGGGGCGTGGGAAAGCCTCATCGAGGTGCTGCGCGCCGAGGCCGCCAACCGCACGGACGCGATGGAGCGCGCCAACGCCCTGTACCACGCGGCCACCATCTGGGAGGACCAGCTCAAGCGGCCGGACATGGCCATTGGCGTCTTCCAGGAAGTGCTGAGCCTGGCACCCGGCCACACCGCCACCCTGCGCGCCCTGGAGCGGCTGTTCCTGGCCGAGGAGGACGTGAAGGAGCTCGTGGCGCTGTTGGATCGGGAAACGCAGATGGGCCAGACGACGGGCGCCAAGGTGGCCGCGTACATGAAGCTCGCGCGGCTCTACCTGGATCACTTCCAGGAGCCCGCGCGCGCCTCCCAGTGCTGCGAGGCGGTGCTCGCGCTGGAGTCCGGCCACCTGTCCGCCCTCAAGACGCTCGAGCGCATCCGCGCCGGGGATCGCGCGCGCCGCGGTGAGCTGCGCCTGCGGCTGAGCGAGCAGGTGAAGGACGGCCGCCTGGGACTCGCCCTGCGGGTGAACGCCGCCACGGACCTGGACAAGGGCATGGATGTGGAGGCCCTGCGGCTCGCCGTGGCGGAGAACCCGCGCGACGTGCGGCTCGCCTTCAACCTGGAGCGCACCCTGCGCCAGCAGGGCGACGCCGCCGGCCTGTCCGAGCTGTACCTGCGCCGCCTCCAGGTGGTGACGGACGAGATGGAGCGCGTGCAGCTCATGCTGCGCTGCGCGGAGCTGGACGAGGGCAAGCTCAACAACTCCACCCGCGCCGAGCAGGCCTACCGCGCGGTGCTGCAGCTCCAGCCCCAGTGTCTGCCCGCGCTCCAGGGCCTGCGGCGCGTGCTCTCGCGCCGGGGTGACGCCGCCTCCATCCGCGTGCTGCTGGAGAGCGAGGCGCACGCGAGCCGGGACGCGCGCGGCGCCATCGAGTCCTTCATCTCCGCGGCCCGCATCGCCGCGGGCGCCCTCCAGGACGAGGAAGGCGCCATCGCGCTCTACCGCAAGGCGCTCGAGCGCGACCCGCTGGACACGGCGGCGACGGCGGGCCTGGAGGAGTTGCTCGCCGCGCGCGGTGGCGCCGCGGACCTGGCCCTGCTGCAGGAGCGGCGCGGCGAGGCCCGGCGGGCGCAGGGAGACGCGGCGTCGGCCGCCACGGCCTTCCTCAACGCGGCCAGGACGTACCTCACCGGCGTGGGGGACAGGCTCCGGGCCATGGAGCTGCTCGACCGCACCTTGGAGCTGCAGCCCTCGATGCCCGAGGCCCTGGAGCTGCGCGCCCACATGCTGCTGGAGGAGAATCGCCACGCGGAGGCGGCCACCACGCTCACCCAGCGCGTGGAGCTCGGCGGCGAGCCCACCCTGCTCGCGCGGATGCACCTCACCCTGGGCTCGCTCTACCAGGATCACCTCAACGAGCCGACCCGCGCCGCCGTGCACCTGCACGCCGCGCGCGAGGGCCTGCCACGAAGCACCGAGGTCCTGGAGCGCCTGTCCACCCTCTTCCTCCAGGTGCGCAACGGGCAGGGCGCCCTGGAGTGCCTGCGGCGGCTGCTCGAGCTGGAGCTGCCCGTGGCCGATCGTGCGCGCCATACCGTGACGCTCGCCCAGGTGTACGAGCAGGGACTCGGAGACATCGCCACCGCCTCCACGCTCTACCGCCAGGCGTTGGAGCTGAGCCCGGGGGACATGGCCCTGGTGGATCGGCTCGCGGGCCTCTATGAGCGCGCCGGCAAGCTGCCGGAGCTGTCGCAGATGCTGGAGGCCCAGTCCACCCAGGCGCAGACCACGGGTGACACCCGGCGCGCCACCACGCTGCGCTTGAAGGTCGCGGACCTGAGCGCCGGAGCGCTCGGGGAGCCGAACCGGGCGGTGACGCTCTACCGGCAGATCGTCGACACGGAGCCAGCCAACGTGCAGGCGCGCGCGTCGCTGGCGACCCTCTACATGCGCGACGCGGCGTCCGCTCAGCTCGCCATCGAGGAGCACCGGCAGATCCTCCGCCTGGAGCCCACGCGCGTGGACAGCCTGCACGCGCTCTTCCGGCTGTGGGAGGGCCTCAAGCAGAACGACAAGGCCTTCTGCGCCGCCGCCGTGCTGCACTTCCTGCGCTCGGCCAACGAGGTCGAGGTCTCCTTCTACACGGAGATGCGCACCCGCCTGCCCGTGGAGACCCAGGAGCGGCTGAGCCTGGCGGACGTGGACGCGGGCCTCACCCACCCCACCTCGCGCGGGCCCCTGCTCGAGGTGATGCGCGCCGTGGGCGATCAGCTCGGCAAGATGCACCCGCCGCAGTTCGAACTGCTCGGCGTCAACCGCAAGGAGGACAAGCTCAAGCCGGATCACGCGGTGTTCAAGGCCGTGCGCACCGTGGCGCAGGTCTTCGGCGTGGAGGAGTTCGAGGTGTACCAGGCGCGCCGCGGCCTCATCGCCCTGGAGACCAGCGAGCCCCTGGCCGTGTGCGTGGGCCAGGACGTCGTGCGCCGCTTCAACGCCCGCGAGCAGAAGTTCCTCATCGGCCGCGCCGTCATGGGTCTGCTCAACAAGACCGCGGTGCTCTCCAAGCTGTCGCGCGGCGAGACGACGGACCTGTTCGGCCACTCGGTGCGCGTCTTCGCCCCGCAGTTCTCGGCGCTGGGCCGCAACAACGAGGAGATGGTGCGCCAGTACCGCCGCGCCTACTCACGCAAGGCGCTCAAGGCCCTGGAGCCCGCCGCCCTGGAGCTGGGACCCCAGCCCAAGGTGGACCTGGCCCCCGTGCTGGAGGGCTTCGCCCTGTCGGCGGACCGGGCCGGCGCGCTGATGTGCGGTGACGTGTCGGTGGGCCTCACGCTGGTGCTCAAGGAGGACCCGAACTTCGCCACCCTGCGCGTGGACAACGCCGAGCCCCTGATCCAGGCCCTTCGCGAGCGCTCGGACATGCAACAGCTCCTCTCGTACGTGATCAGCGACGACTTCCTGCGTCTGCGTCAGCGGCTCGGCCTCGCCCTGCCGTGA
- a CDS encoding chloride channel protein has product MDEEQRALHDSWDSIALTMGRVALGAVLVWGVCSGLRHGVHATSDTLLTFVADSGRWWAPLALVGVLVVGGLARGLLNRRPGWSQVASDGVDVALHNYHITYEDPADDPRPRYSLPAFRLVLRKAAATLLTLGTGASGGLEGPSVLLGESLGAGLARLTRARSEHTLRTCQLACISAAVATLLNAPFAAALFAIEVVYGNRIVYRKLSYCLFAGIIAYVLNNRFLGFRPIFMAPPHGHTYTLAEYGLTALVAVAVSAPVALAFGLAMKHTRRVVEHVHPVLRGAAGSLCTAAVALGLFYGVGMDPRHVLGMGEHTVARLLAGEGGALSAWWFLLLIVVGKLLTTGFTLQSGGSAGMLIPSMVLGGVSGAATAQVLAATGLVSLDAGLFVVVGIASALVAVVGVPLAAIALVLEVFGSAYGPPAVLACGLTYVLTLRLRVYKEQPRETPAAALGDAGAVPASS; this is encoded by the coding sequence TTGGATGAGGAGCAGCGCGCGCTGCATGACTCGTGGGACTCCATCGCCCTGACGATGGGGCGGGTGGCGCTCGGCGCGGTGCTTGTCTGGGGTGTGTGCTCCGGCCTGCGCCATGGCGTGCACGCCACGAGCGACACGCTGCTCACCTTCGTCGCGGACTCGGGCCGCTGGTGGGCGCCGCTCGCGCTGGTGGGCGTGCTGGTGGTGGGCGGACTCGCGCGGGGCCTGCTCAACCGTCGTCCCGGCTGGAGTCAGGTGGCGTCCGATGGCGTGGACGTGGCGCTCCACAACTACCACATCACCTATGAGGACCCCGCGGATGACCCGCGTCCGCGCTACTCGCTGCCGGCGTTCCGGCTCGTCCTGCGCAAGGCCGCGGCCACCCTGCTGACGCTCGGCACGGGCGCGTCGGGAGGACTGGAGGGTCCCTCGGTGCTGCTGGGGGAGTCACTGGGCGCGGGGCTCGCGAGGCTCACCCGGGCGCGCTCGGAGCACACGCTGCGCACCTGCCAGCTCGCCTGCATCTCCGCCGCCGTGGCCACGCTCCTCAACGCGCCCTTCGCCGCCGCGCTCTTCGCCATCGAGGTCGTCTACGGCAACCGCATCGTCTACCGGAAGCTGTCCTACTGCCTCTTCGCCGGCATCATCGCCTACGTCCTCAACAACCGCTTCCTCGGCTTCCGTCCCATCTTCATGGCCCCGCCGCATGGGCACACCTACACCCTGGCCGAGTACGGCTTGACGGCGCTGGTGGCGGTGGCCGTCTCCGCCCCGGTGGCGCTCGCGTTCGGGCTCGCCATGAAGCACACCCGCCGCGTGGTGGAGCACGTGCACCCCGTGCTGCGCGGCGCCGCTGGCTCGCTGTGCACCGCCGCGGTGGCCCTGGGCTTGTTCTACGGCGTGGGCATGGATCCCCGGCACGTGCTGGGCATGGGCGAGCACACCGTGGCGCGGCTGTTGGCGGGTGAGGGCGGTGCCCTGTCTGCTTGGTGGTTCCTGCTGCTCATCGTCGTGGGCAAGCTGCTCACCACGGGCTTCACCCTCCAATCGGGAGGTTCGGCGGGAATGCTGATTCCGTCCATGGTGCTCGGAGGGGTGTCCGGAGCGGCCACCGCCCAGGTGCTCGCCGCCACGGGCCTGGTGTCCCTGGACGCGGGCCTCTTCGTCGTGGTGGGCATCGCCTCCGCACTGGTGGCCGTGGTGGGCGTGCCCCTGGCGGCCATCGCCCTGGTACTGGAGGTGTTCGGCTCCGCCTACGGCCCTCCCGCGGTGCTCGCCTGTGGCCTCACCTACGTGCTCACGCTCCGGCTGCGCGTATATAAGGAGCAGCCCCGCGAGACGCCCGCGGCGGCCCTGGGCGACGCGGGCGCCGTCCCGGCCTCCTCGTAG
- a CDS encoding cytochrome P450 family protein: MTTSPLFAEGETLWSPHVRANPFPLYKRMREEFPVARITDPQLGMHFWLLTRYDDVVSMVRDPRFTQDPTRLPETVRQRFFGHKLRSLSRHLLTVDPPDHTRMRSLVSKVFTPRRIEELRPRITAICSELLENLKAQGSGADFLKVLAFPLPVIVIAELLGIPSEDRDQFREWTQTFFAPPSKDSQEKAREAYQLFFKYLEELFERRRQQPQDDLISALIAVQEQGDRLSAEELMSMVFLLLVGGYETTAHLLGNGLLELLRHPEQLQRLREDRALIPSAVEEMVRYCGTFELSILRFAKEDLELHGQHIPAHEAVRVNYLAADRDPGAFSEPDRFDVGRTPNKHVGFGHASTSVWERPSPGWRPSSPSSCCWSDSRSCVWPRNPRSSCGARVPKRVGW; the protein is encoded by the coding sequence ATGACGACCAGCCCCCTGTTCGCGGAGGGAGAGACGCTGTGGTCTCCCCACGTGCGCGCCAACCCGTTCCCTCTCTACAAGCGCATGCGGGAGGAGTTCCCCGTCGCCCGGATCACGGATCCCCAACTGGGAATGCACTTCTGGCTGCTGACGCGCTACGACGATGTGGTCTCGATGGTGAGGGATCCCCGCTTCACGCAGGACCCCACCCGCCTGCCCGAGACGGTCCGCCAGCGATTCTTCGGCCATAAGCTGAGGTCGCTCAGTCGGCACCTGCTGACCGTGGACCCGCCGGACCACACGCGGATGCGCTCGCTGGTGTCCAAGGTCTTCACCCCGCGCCGCATCGAGGAACTGCGCCCGCGCATCACGGCGATCTGCTCGGAGCTGCTGGAGAACTTGAAGGCCCAGGGCTCCGGAGCGGACTTCCTCAAGGTGCTCGCCTTCCCGCTGCCCGTCATCGTCATCGCCGAGCTGTTGGGGATTCCCTCCGAGGACCGCGACCAGTTCCGCGAGTGGACGCAGACGTTCTTCGCCCCTCCGTCGAAGGACTCCCAGGAGAAGGCCCGCGAGGCCTACCAGCTCTTCTTCAAGTACCTGGAGGAACTCTTCGAGCGGCGCCGTCAGCAGCCCCAGGACGATCTGATCAGCGCGTTGATCGCCGTGCAGGAGCAGGGGGATCGGCTGAGCGCCGAGGAGTTGATGAGCATGGTCTTCCTGCTGCTCGTCGGCGGTTACGAGACGACCGCGCACCTGTTGGGCAACGGCCTGCTGGAGCTGCTACGGCATCCGGAGCAGCTCCAACGGCTGCGGGAGGATCGCGCCCTCATCCCCTCGGCGGTGGAGGAGATGGTGCGCTACTGCGGCACGTTCGAGCTGAGCATCCTGCGCTTCGCGAAGGAGGACCTGGAGTTGCACGGTCAGCACATCCCGGCCCATGAGGCCGTCCGGGTGAACTACCTGGCCGCGGATCGGGATCCCGGGGCGTTCTCCGAGCCGGACCGGTTCGACGTGGGACGCACGCCCAACAAGCACGTGGGCTTCGGCCATGCATCCACTTCTGTCTGGGAGCGCCCCTCGCCCGGCTGGAGGCCGTCGTCGCCTTCGAGTTGCTGCTGGAGCGATTCCCGGAGCTGCGTCTGGCCACGGAACCCGAGAAGCTCGTGTGGCGCCCGAGTGCCCAAGCGCGTGGGCTGGTGA
- a CDS encoding DUF2019 domain-containing protein: MKKTQIKKLSTEELIEKTRTLSAERWPAIYAGKPKEANRMYDLLVAIRGELRARGLDAERQQLKLLDDPDPGTRCWVAGSVLEFASAEAERVLTEIAQHAGGLVGFSAERTLEQWRAGTFNPP; encoded by the coding sequence GTGAAGAAGACCCAGATCAAGAAGCTTTCCACAGAAGAGTTGATTGAAAAAACCAGGACCCTCTCCGCCGAAAGGTGGCCCGCGATTTACGCAGGCAAACCAAAAGAAGCAAACCGCATGTACGATCTTCTCGTCGCGATACGCGGAGAACTGCGGGCAAGAGGTCTTGATGCGGAACGCCAACAATTGAAACTGCTCGATGATCCAGACCCGGGAACCCGATGCTGGGTCGCGGGCTCGGTGTTGGAGTTCGCGTCAGCCGAGGCGGAGCGGGTGCTGACCGAAATCGCTCAACACGCTGGCGGGCTGGTGGGCTTCTCCGCGGAGAGAACGCTCGAGCAATGGAGGGCAGGTACCTTCAATCCCCCTTGA
- a CDS encoding tyrosinase family protein: protein MSPPPSHARLRALLCQAASLPLPLPRDLLGEHSRRFLPALPSHLERALSVAAHFMTLANARPGEEGLAAVVDEAERRMSEGDPEETRYALRVFLAHHPEGRAFAVPSLEERAPHLVVPSRRTEPPRKAPPGVPGAEVWLDYFREDAGLNDAVDTWRVRFPSAGHPDPIEPSRRVLPARRSERYWFTHQQLLARYDTERLAFGMPRVVPLQDYMAPINEGYDSRLPGFAPRPAGVSLQGLPGYDIMDHATRRDRLCTGASSGLLWHGDTPIDLESLEQLAHTAESTPGSVDGEAWRDPLGPHGAFHHLGQVLLANLRGPRDTTGLPSVLGSPATAARDPLFYRWHRHVDDILDAWQCAHLPPHDLSDAPPVRMRKWIGDGVYPAHQSPDFLLCFNKDIPGADAPDFDGQGWGQATFGGEHWDKPPPSFFVSTHTLRTHLGQHPVRLPDGTEELTPRLVHEPFTYFLRVENPLPREQTVTIRIHLVADAFAEDRRMWMEMDRFVHTLQPSERAVIYRPSRLASVVHERGWPAHLLLPRGRREGMLFRFQVMITDTSLDTEGGEPGDARECGYPFNRLMPRGQRIADLLAQPNIVTRNIWIHHVD, encoded by the coding sequence GTGAGCCCCCCGCCGTCGCACGCCCGGCTGCGGGCCTTGTTGTGCCAGGCCGCATCGCTCCCGCTCCCCCTGCCACGAGACCTCCTGGGAGAGCACTCGCGGCGCTTCCTGCCCGCCCTCCCCTCGCACCTGGAGCGGGCCCTGTCCGTGGCGGCCCACTTCATGACGCTGGCCAATGCCCGGCCGGGCGAGGAGGGGCTGGCGGCGGTGGTGGACGAGGCCGAACGGCGGATGAGCGAGGGTGATCCGGAGGAGACCCGGTACGCGCTGCGCGTCTTCCTCGCCCACCATCCCGAGGGCCGCGCCTTCGCCGTTCCCTCCCTGGAGGAGCGAGCCCCCCACCTCGTGGTGCCCTCACGCCGCACGGAGCCGCCGCGCAAGGCGCCTCCCGGCGTGCCCGGCGCGGAGGTGTGGCTCGACTACTTCCGCGAGGACGCGGGGCTCAACGACGCCGTCGACACCTGGCGGGTGCGTTTTCCCTCCGCGGGCCACCCCGACCCCATCGAGCCCTCACGGCGCGTGCTGCCCGCGCGGCGGAGCGAGCGGTACTGGTTCACGCACCAGCAACTGCTGGCCCGCTACGACACCGAGCGGCTGGCGTTCGGCATGCCCCGGGTCGTGCCCTTGCAGGACTACATGGCCCCCATCAACGAGGGCTATGACTCCCGGCTTCCGGGCTTCGCGCCCCGTCCAGCGGGAGTGAGCCTTCAGGGCCTGCCCGGCTACGACATCATGGATCACGCCACGCGCCGCGACCGGCTCTGTACCGGGGCCTCCTCGGGGCTGCTGTGGCATGGGGATACGCCCATCGACCTCGAGAGTCTGGAACAGCTCGCCCATACGGCCGAGTCCACCCCGGGCTCGGTGGATGGCGAGGCCTGGAGGGACCCGCTCGGCCCCCATGGCGCGTTCCATCACCTGGGACAGGTGCTGCTCGCGAACCTGCGGGGGCCGCGAGACACGACGGGATTGCCCAGCGTCCTGGGCTCTCCCGCCACGGCGGCGAGGGATCCGCTCTTCTACCGGTGGCACCGCCACGTGGACGACATCCTCGACGCCTGGCAATGCGCCCACCTGCCCCCGCATGACCTGTCCGACGCGCCCCCGGTACGGATGCGCAAGTGGATTGGCGACGGCGTCTACCCCGCCCACCAGAGTCCCGACTTCCTGCTCTGCTTCAACAAGGACATCCCCGGGGCGGATGCGCCGGACTTCGATGGACAGGGCTGGGGGCAAGCCACCTTCGGGGGTGAGCACTGGGACAAGCCGCCCCCGTCCTTCTTCGTGAGCACGCACACCCTGCGCACGCATCTGGGTCAGCATCCGGTGCGCCTGCCAGATGGAACGGAAGAGCTCACGCCCCGGCTGGTGCACGAGCCCTTCACCTATTTCCTCCGGGTGGAGAACCCACTGCCGCGAGAGCAGACGGTGACGATTCGCATCCACCTGGTGGCGGACGCCTTCGCCGAGGATCGCCGGATGTGGATGGAGATGGACCGCTTCGTCCATACGCTCCAGCCCTCGGAGCGCGCGGTCATCTACCGGCCCTCCCGGTTGGCGTCCGTGGTGCACGAGCGCGGCTGGCCCGCCCACCTGCTCCTGCCCCGGGGCCGGCGCGAGGGCATGCTCTTCCGCTTCCAGGTGATGATCACCGACACGTCCTTGGACACCGAGGGCGGCGAGCCAGGGGATGCCCGGGAGTGCGGCTACCCCTTCAACCGGCTGATGCCCCGAGGACAGCGCATCGCGGATCTGCTCGCCCAGCCGAACATCGTGACGCGCAACATCTGGATCCACCACGTGGATTGA
- a CDS encoding YebC/PmpR family DNA-binding transcriptional regulator translates to MGAQWKHKGRTEHAAAKGRLFTKLVKELIIASKAGGPEVGSNPRLRMAVEQAKKASMPRDTLERAIKKGAGLLDEPVNYELVTYEGFAPHQVPVIVECLTDNKNRTATNIRVLFRKGQIATTGAVSWDFNRMGVIEATPPEGGADAETAAIEAGADNVEPGEEGASRFLTGPTDVDTVGKALAGLGWTVSAQNLAWIAKNPVQLEGEARTEVEAFLEAMDADDDVQNIYVGLK, encoded by the coding sequence ATGGGCGCTCAGTGGAAACACAAGGGCCGCACGGAGCACGCGGCCGCGAAGGGTCGGCTGTTCACCAAGCTGGTCAAGGAACTCATCATCGCCTCCAAGGCGGGTGGGCCGGAGGTGGGGTCCAACCCCCGGCTGCGCATGGCGGTGGAGCAGGCCAAGAAGGCCTCCATGCCGCGCGACACGCTGGAGCGCGCCATCAAGAAGGGCGCGGGCCTGCTCGACGAGCCGGTGAACTACGAGCTCGTCACCTACGAGGGCTTCGCGCCCCACCAGGTCCCCGTCATCGTCGAGTGCCTCACCGACAACAAGAACCGCACCGCCACCAACATCCGGGTGCTCTTCCGCAAGGGGCAGATCGCCACCACGGGCGCGGTGTCGTGGGACTTCAACCGCATGGGCGTCATCGAGGCCACGCCGCCCGAGGGCGGGGCCGACGCGGAGACGGCCGCCATCGAGGCCGGGGCGGACAACGTGGAGCCGGGTGAGGAGGGCGCCTCGCGCTTCCTCACGGGCCCCACGGACGTGGACACGGTGGGCAAGGCGCTCGCGGGCCTGGGGTGGACGGTGAGCGCGCAGAACCTCGCGTGGATCGCCAAGAACCCGGTGCAGCTCGAGGGCGAGGCCCGCACCGAGGTGGAGGCCTTCCTCGAGGCGATGGACGCGGACGACGACGTGCAGAACATCTACGTCGGGCTCAAGTGA